In the Actinomycetota bacterium genome, one interval contains:
- a CDS encoding SGNH/GDSL hydrolase family protein, which yields MRVFGLVVLVLALVLGVEVWLALRREYLPTDPPLELRGVFGPAGGAPLNFVVMGDSTSAGIGAGDAEHAYPTLLAERLAEATGRRVRLTVLGVSGARVKDVLNDQLPQLGAVEPDIVFIGIGANDVTHFTDLADIQADMKQILEGVTRLGTEVVVAGAPDMRVAAWLQPLRYLTYLRGKQVAAAIEEVARAQRVPVVELAEETGHFFAEEPAAHFSEDEFHPSALGYQRWADAIFPVLIRTVEG from the coding sequence TTGCGAGTCTTCGGGCTCGTCGTGCTCGTGCTCGCCCTCGTGCTCGGCGTCGAGGTCTGGCTCGCCCTCCGACGGGAGTACCTGCCGACCGACCCTCCGCTGGAGCTACGTGGCGTCTTCGGCCCGGCAGGTGGGGCTCCTCTCAACTTCGTGGTGATGGGGGATTCCACCTCGGCCGGCATCGGCGCGGGCGACGCGGAACATGCCTATCCGACGTTGCTCGCCGAGCGGCTAGCCGAGGCGACGGGACGACGCGTGAGGCTGACGGTCTTGGGGGTATCCGGTGCACGCGTTAAAGACGTGTTGAACGACCAGCTCCCGCAACTCGGCGCGGTCGAACCCGACATCGTCTTCATCGGCATCGGCGCGAACGACGTGACGCACTTCACGGACCTCGCCGACATCCAAGCCGACATGAAGCAGATCCTGGAGGGGGTGACGAGGCTAGGGACCGAGGTCGTCGTCGCGGGCGCGCCGGACATGCGCGTGGCCGCGTGGCTCCAGCCGTTGCGGTATCTGACTTATCTACGGGGTAAACAGGTCGCCGCGGCCATAGAGGAAGTCGCGCGCGCGCAGCGTGTCCCGGTCGTCGAGCTCGCGGAGGAGACTGGCCACTTCTTTGCTGAAGAACCCGCCGCTCACTTCTCCGAAGACGAGTTCCACCCGAGCGCCCTCGGATACCAGAGATGGGCCGACGCCATCTTCCCGGTGCTGATTCGGACAGTCGAAGGATGA
- a CDS encoding GMC family oxidoreductase, with translation MASGHVRDADPVLAALARGILGTGYVPEVLPRMNETLSNVSSEADRNQLLATLRFLDTRGGALALTGRPVPGSWLSPTAAEQLVRRWKGSRVPQLRELASVLISLSMAALYGHAGPEWDRIRYPGPAGPPPDVPKTIIPLEVERDEVLDCDVVIVGSGAGGGCAAGVLAEAGLDVVVLEKGDYRNESDFTQIEGEGFRDLYLYGGTLTTADLGIRLFAGSTLGGGTVVNWATSWKTPAPVLREWAEVSGIDAFASGELEASLDEVSARLRVNVDSSASGPRDTIMEEGLKRLGWHVDTMPRNVAGCTQDEACGFCTYGCRVGAKQSSLLTYLQDAADRGTRMVVGADARRVRIRDARAVGVEATVGGHTLTVNARCVVAAGGSIETPALLLRSGLGGQVGHNLRLHPATAVAGIFDDEVGMWGGVMQARYSNELNGPWTGGYGATLETGPAHAGAWATVIPWTGAAAHRQMMTEYRNTSAVGFPSRERGSGRVRIDKNGVPRVDYKITADDEQRIAQAVVAAGKVLEAAGARRIFTLHKVPIEYRPNGPQAHERWADETRRRGYRNGQLMFFSMHQMGSCRMGADPTTSAVGAHNESHEVKDLYVMDASTFPTPSGVNPMISIYGIAHRAAKQLAQRLG, from the coding sequence ATGGCCTCGGGGCACGTTCGGGACGCAGACCCCGTTCTCGCCGCTCTGGCGCGCGGGATCCTCGGCACCGGCTACGTCCCGGAGGTATTGCCGAGGATGAACGAGACGCTGTCGAACGTGTCGTCCGAGGCGGATCGAAACCAACTGCTGGCCACGTTGCGCTTCCTCGATACCCGCGGGGGCGCTCTGGCTCTGACGGGGCGTCCGGTGCCCGGATCGTGGCTGTCTCCGACGGCCGCCGAGCAGCTGGTGCGGAGGTGGAAAGGCAGCCGGGTGCCGCAGCTCCGAGAGCTGGCGTCGGTTCTGATCTCCCTCTCGATGGCCGCGCTGTACGGCCACGCCGGCCCCGAATGGGACCGGATCCGTTATCCGGGGCCGGCGGGGCCGCCGCCAGACGTGCCGAAGACGATCATTCCGCTCGAGGTCGAGCGCGATGAGGTTCTGGACTGTGACGTCGTCATCGTCGGCTCGGGCGCCGGCGGCGGCTGCGCTGCCGGCGTGCTGGCTGAGGCGGGGCTGGACGTCGTGGTGCTGGAGAAGGGCGACTACCGCAACGAGTCGGATTTCACCCAGATAGAAGGAGAAGGCTTTCGCGACCTCTATCTCTATGGAGGCACCCTCACGACCGCCGATCTGGGGATCCGGCTCTTCGCGGGGTCGACATTGGGTGGTGGCACCGTCGTGAACTGGGCGACCTCGTGGAAGACACCGGCTCCGGTCCTCCGCGAGTGGGCGGAGGTGTCGGGCATCGACGCCTTCGCATCGGGCGAGCTGGAGGCGTCCCTTGACGAGGTCAGCGCGCGGCTGCGCGTCAACGTCGACTCCAGCGCCTCGGGGCCTAGGGACACGATCATGGAGGAAGGCCTGAAGCGCCTGGGGTGGCACGTCGACACGATGCCGCGCAACGTAGCCGGCTGCACCCAGGACGAGGCTTGCGGTTTCTGTACGTATGGATGCCGTGTCGGCGCGAAGCAGTCGTCCTTGCTGACCTACCTGCAAGACGCGGCGGATCGCGGCACCAGGATGGTCGTCGGGGCCGATGCGCGCCGCGTTCGGATCCGCGACGCGCGCGCCGTCGGCGTGGAAGCGACGGTCGGTGGTCACACCCTGACGGTCAATGCCCGCTGCGTGGTCGCGGCCGGCGGGTCGATAGAGACACCGGCATTGTTGCTGCGATCTGGACTCGGTGGCCAGGTTGGGCACAACCTCAGGTTGCACCCAGCGACCGCCGTCGCGGGGATCTTCGACGACGAGGTCGGGATGTGGGGCGGAGTGATGCAGGCGCGTTACTCGAACGAGCTCAACGGTCCCTGGACCGGCGGATACGGCGCGACGCTGGAGACCGGTCCCGCTCACGCCGGAGCTTGGGCGACGGTGATCCCGTGGACGGGCGCAGCCGCGCATCGCCAGATGATGACCGAGTACCGGAACACCTCCGCGGTCGGGTTCCCATCGCGAGAGCGCGGGAGTGGGCGCGTGAGGATCGACAAGAATGGCGTCCCCCGTGTCGACTACAAGATCACGGCGGATGACGAGCAGAGGATTGCGCAGGCCGTGGTCGCCGCAGGCAAGGTGCTCGAGGCCGCGGGCGCGCGAAGGATCTTCACGCTCCACAAGGTGCCGATCGAGTACCGGCCGAATGGTCCTCAGGCTCACGAGCGATGGGCCGACGAGACGCGCCGGCGCGGGTACCGGAACGGTCAACTGATGTTCTTCTCGATGCACCAGATGGGCTCCTGTCGGATGGGCGCCGACCCCACCACATCCGCGGTCGGCGCGCACAACGAATCCCATGAGGTGAAAGATCTCTACGTGATGGACGCTTCTACGTTCCCAACGCCCTCAGGGGTGAACCCGATGATCTCGATATACGGGATCGCGCACCGCGCCGCGAAGCAGCTCGCGCAACGTCTCGGTTGA
- a CDS encoding amidohydrolase family protein, with product MRLRLLLVLSLLALTACSPSGDAGTVPAMGSEVIAIEGATALLGAELTPTKNVTIVVEGGTITQIGSNGRTDVPPGAHLVDATGVTVLPGFIDAHVHIGFYPPEQVLGNGVTTVRDLAWPPERIFPMVEASRQPDYNGPSIHAAGPMITVPGGYPLTAGWAPEGTGVGVTTADEARRAVDDTIEQGATVVKVALNPPAGPTLPRELLEAVVEAAHAHGSKVTAHIYGLDELQKAVDAGVDELAHMLMSREKIPDPLLSRMVNEDVAIVPTLSVRYGRDKRIATDNLRRFVEAGGRVVYGTDLGNAGPRPGIDPREVKAMAKAGMTPLDIIRSATVGSAAWLGLDDVGALVVGMNADIVGLRGDPTTDVGALTDVAFVVRRTTVVDSR from the coding sequence GTGCGCCTCCGCCTCCTGTTAGTCCTGTCGCTGCTTGCGCTGACCGCGTGCTCGCCCTCGGGCGATGCCGGTACGGTGCCCGCGATGGGCTCCGAGGTGATAGCGATCGAGGGCGCGACCGCGCTCCTGGGTGCCGAGCTGACGCCGACGAAGAACGTCACGATCGTCGTCGAAGGCGGGACCATCACCCAGATCGGCAGCAACGGCCGGACAGACGTCCCGCCGGGCGCCCACCTTGTCGATGCGACCGGCGTCACGGTCCTCCCGGGATTCATCGACGCGCACGTGCACATCGGCTTCTACCCCCCCGAGCAGGTGCTGGGGAACGGCGTCACGACCGTCCGCGATCTGGCGTGGCCGCCGGAGCGGATCTTCCCGATGGTCGAAGCCTCGAGGCAGCCGGACTACAACGGCCCCAGCATCCACGCGGCGGGCCCGATGATCACCGTCCCCGGCGGCTATCCCCTCACCGCCGGGTGGGCGCCCGAGGGAACGGGTGTCGGAGTGACGACCGCGGACGAGGCGCGGCGGGCGGTCGACGACACGATCGAGCAGGGTGCGACAGTCGTGAAGGTCGCGCTGAACCCTCCGGCCGGACCGACGCTGCCGCGCGAACTGCTCGAAGCGGTTGTCGAGGCGGCTCACGCGCACGGGTCGAAGGTCACCGCGCACATATACGGGCTGGACGAGCTGCAGAAGGCGGTGGATGCCGGGGTCGACGAGCTTGCTCACATGCTGATGAGTCGCGAGAAGATCCCGGACCCCCTCCTATCGCGGATGGTGAACGAAGACGTGGCGATCGTCCCGACCTTGTCCGTCCGCTACGGCCGTGACAAGCGCATCGCCACGGACAACCTCCGGCGCTTCGTGGAGGCCGGCGGGCGCGTCGTCTACGGCACCGATCTGGGCAACGCCGGGCCGCGGCCTGGGATAGATCCAAGGGAGGTGAAGGCGATGGCGAAGGCGGGGATGACCCCCCTCGACATCATCCGCTCGGCAACGGTCGGCTCCGCGGCGTGGCTGGGCTTGGATGATGTCGGAGCGCTCGTCGTGGGGATGAACGCCGACATCGTGGGACTGCGCGGCGATCCGACCACAGACGTCGGTGCGCTGACGGATGTTGCCTTCGTCGTCCGCCGAACGACGGTGGTGGACTCCCGTTAA
- a CDS encoding transcription elongation factor GreA, producing MPEEQKIEMTRAEYDKLAEELKRSEDRRPSIIEQIATARAHGDLSENAEYHAAREEQGKNEANIQKLTQQLEHARIVEVVDDGIVAPGKLVTFRHEGEDPETYLLAQRAMKGGDHDVLSPESPLGQALLGGRAGQTVTANVHDRDLQLEIVEVTTP from the coding sequence ATGCCAGAGGAGCAGAAGATCGAGATGACGCGCGCCGAATACGACAAGCTCGCGGAGGAGCTGAAGCGGTCCGAGGATCGCCGACCGAGCATCATCGAGCAGATCGCCACGGCCCGCGCGCACGGAGACCTCAGCGAGAACGCGGAGTACCACGCCGCGCGCGAGGAGCAGGGCAAGAACGAGGCGAACATCCAGAAGCTCACGCAACAGCTCGAGCACGCCCGGATCGTCGAGGTCGTCGACGACGGCATCGTCGCGCCGGGCAAGCTCGTTACCTTCCGGCACGAGGGAGAAGATCCCGAGACCTACCTGTTGGCCCAGCGCGCGATGAAGGGCGGTGACCACGATGTGCTGAGTCCGGAGTCGCCTCTGGGACAGGCGCTTCTGGGGGGCCGGGCCGGCCAGACCGTTACGGCGAACGTCCACGACCGCGACCTCCAACTGGAGATCGTCGAGGTCACAACTCCTTAA
- a CDS encoding SDR family oxidoreductase, translating into MSGRLRDQSCIVTGAGAGIGRAVALAFAAEGARVVVNDLDHDAADTVVKEIDTQGGDAVASYDAIGSVEAAEAVVDKAFKSFGTLDVLVNNAGILRDRMLHNMSEQEFDQVIHVHLKGTWACGRAAVQRWRPLAKQESEAGTTKHRKIINVTSASGLIGAAGQSNYAAAKMGIVGLTKTWAKELGRLSINVNAIAPAALTAMTEPLVQDPEAAKQRYARFALGRYGSPEEIAPGFVYLASAESNYVTGQVLCIDGGLVI; encoded by the coding sequence ATGTCCGGACGACTGCGCGACCAGAGCTGCATCGTGACGGGCGCCGGCGCCGGCATCGGTCGTGCGGTGGCCCTTGCGTTCGCGGCAGAGGGCGCTCGGGTTGTCGTCAACGACCTCGATCACGACGCCGCGGACACGGTGGTGAAGGAGATAGACACCCAAGGCGGGGACGCGGTCGCGAGCTACGACGCGATCGGCAGCGTCGAAGCCGCCGAAGCTGTCGTAGACAAGGCTTTCAAATCGTTCGGGACGCTCGACGTTCTCGTCAACAACGCGGGCATCTTGCGCGACCGCATGCTCCACAACATGTCGGAACAGGAGTTCGACCAAGTGATCCACGTTCACCTGAAGGGGACGTGGGCCTGCGGGAGAGCGGCGGTCCAGAGATGGCGGCCGCTCGCGAAACAAGAGTCCGAGGCCGGCACGACCAAGCACAGGAAGATCATCAACGTGACGTCCGCATCGGGGCTGATCGGAGCGGCCGGACAGTCCAACTACGCGGCCGCCAAGATGGGCATCGTCGGCCTCACGAAGACGTGGGCTAAGGAGCTCGGGCGGCTGTCGATCAACGTCAACGCGATCGCGCCCGCCGCGCTCACGGCTATGACGGAGCCGCTGGTTCAGGATCCCGAGGCCGCGAAGCAGCGCTACGCCCGCTTCGCGCTGGGCCGCTACGGATCACCGGAAGAGATCGCACCCGGTTTCGTCTACCTCGCCTCGGCCGAGTCCAACTACGTCACCGGGCAGGTGCTGTGTATCGACGGCGGACTCGTCATCTAG
- a CDS encoding FxsA family protein: MLAPLFLALLLVPLVEIYVLIQVGEVIGTAPTILLLIFMSIVGAWLLKREGSATWRRLRASMAAGQMPTRELTDGAMILFGGALMLTPGFITDVVGLAMILPPTRAVLKGTFRALLGSWFLGRAGLAGTVGRGIYASKVVRSRRSRAASSTGRPDAAPSALSAERRADEDGSPDRT; encoded by the coding sequence ATGCTGGCACCGCTCTTCCTCGCTCTTCTGCTCGTGCCGCTTGTCGAGATCTATGTCTTGATCCAGGTCGGCGAGGTGATCGGGACCGCCCCCACGATCCTGCTCCTGATCTTCATGTCGATCGTGGGTGCGTGGCTGCTAAAGCGTGAGGGTTCCGCGACCTGGAGACGGCTGCGCGCGTCCATGGCCGCAGGACAGATGCCCACACGTGAATTGACCGACGGAGCGATGATCCTCTTTGGCGGCGCGCTCATGCTGACGCCCGGTTTCATCACGGACGTCGTCGGCTTGGCGATGATCCTTCCTCCGACGCGGGCGGTGCTGAAGGGAACTTTCCGGGCTCTCCTGGGGAGCTGGTTCCTCGGTCGCGCCGGCCTCGCCGGCACGGTCGGGCGCGGGATCTACGCGAGCAAGGTGGTGAGGTCGAGACGGAGTCGTGCGGCCTCTTCTACTGGTCGCCCTGATGCTGCTCCGAGCGCTCTCTCCGCAGAGCGTCGAGCCGACGAGGACGGTTCTCCGGATAGGACATGA
- a CDS encoding M48 family metallopeptidase, with protein sequence MNRLPLDAPGAECEFHRVEVRRSSRRRKTISAQIVGDALIVSVPDRLSRAEEQRWVERMTARMSERKRRDRLNSADDLEERAAHLADRYLGGVRPRSVEWVSNQRSRWGSCCPDDGTIRLSVELASYPRWVCDYVIVHELAHLVVADHSDRFWDLVNRYPLTERARGFLIAKGMDEG encoded by the coding sequence ATGAACCGACTGCCGCTGGACGCCCCCGGCGCTGAATGCGAGTTCCACCGGGTGGAGGTCCGCCGCAGCTCCCGGCGGCGCAAGACGATCTCGGCGCAGATCGTCGGCGACGCCTTGATCGTCTCGGTCCCAGACCGCCTCTCCCGCGCAGAAGAGCAGCGGTGGGTGGAGCGGATGACGGCCCGGATGTCGGAGCGCAAGCGGCGTGACCGCCTCAACTCCGCGGACGATCTCGAGGAGCGGGCCGCGCACCTAGCCGACCGCTACCTCGGCGGCGTTAGGCCGCGCTCCGTCGAGTGGGTTTCGAACCAGAGGTCGCGCTGGGGGTCTTGCTGTCCGGACGACGGGACCATCCGGCTGTCGGTCGAGCTCGCTTCCTACCCACGTTGGGTGTGCGACTACGTGATCGTGCACGAGCTTGCCCATCTCGTCGTCGCGGACCACTCGGATCGGTTCTGGGACCTGGTGAACCGTTACCCGCTGACCGAGCGCGCCCGGGGCTTCCTGATAGCGAAAGGCATGGACGAAGGCTAG
- a CDS encoding peptidoglycan DD-metalloendopeptidase family protein — MNNRERPFAAFVLLAVLVPIRPAAAAVPLSPPVDAAVTVRFDEPENRWAPGHRGIDYDVPAGTRVRAAGRGTVTFAGAVAGRLAVTIAHPGGYETTYSALTEISVYAGQEVSEGTWIGRSGSAHPGGEPGLHLGVKLEGSYVDPELLLVQADVTAALHLAPLVWEPDALMSDGVPAAWRHAGTHAVGCREIAPLAGEPAIPPNDNVAVALAGISSSTDDGIHADMYQHGPEELGYRRVYRFSYAGSDAHDLHSPYARTDTYGDIAVAAERLRELLVRVAKRHPGAEVDLLAHSMGGLVARRFLTTAAKEQRQDLPRVEHLVTFASPHGGASIASLPDRLEEETLTGGLLLDAASAIARTGAPLPDPRSEAVRQLEPGSPFLHELARESVVYGTRALALAIPNDLIVTADRAHWEEAENRVVAPEGLQGHSAIVSSDTAQALAFAFLRDAPASCEGGWDLWGPRLGRAIGMAEQQSYRGLAALEQLTLGRVLKVGQLAPRPGAGGWGHVAGRAVGELLHTGAVEASER; from the coding sequence ATGAACAACAGGGAGCGTCCGTTCGCCGCGTTCGTGCTCCTGGCGGTGCTCGTGCCGATCCGTCCGGCAGCCGCTGCCGTTCCCCTGTCGCCGCCGGTGGACGCGGCGGTGACGGTGCGTTTCGACGAGCCCGAGAACCGGTGGGCTCCCGGGCACCGCGGGATCGACTACGACGTTCCGGCGGGGACGCGCGTGCGGGCCGCCGGCCGGGGAACCGTGACTTTCGCCGGCGCGGTCGCGGGTCGTCTCGCGGTCACGATCGCGCATCCCGGCGGCTACGAGACGACCTACTCCGCGCTGACAGAGATATCGGTGTACGCAGGACAGGAGGTCTCGGAGGGGACCTGGATCGGCCGCAGCGGCAGCGCGCACCCCGGCGGTGAGCCCGGGCTCCATCTCGGCGTGAAGCTCGAGGGGAGCTACGTCGATCCCGAGCTCCTATTGGTCCAGGCGGACGTGACGGCTGCGCTTCACCTCGCGCCTCTGGTGTGGGAGCCCGACGCGTTGATGTCGGACGGCGTTCCCGCGGCGTGGAGGCATGCAGGCACCCACGCGGTGGGGTGCAGGGAGATCGCGCCGCTCGCGGGCGAGCCCGCCATCCCGCCGAACGACAACGTCGCGGTCGCGCTCGCCGGTATCTCCAGCAGCACCGACGACGGGATCCACGCCGACATGTACCAGCACGGGCCGGAAGAGCTTGGGTACCGGCGCGTCTACCGCTTCTCTTACGCCGGATCCGACGCGCATGACCTTCATTCGCCCTACGCGCGGACAGATACCTACGGGGACATCGCGGTCGCCGCAGAGCGACTGCGCGAGCTGCTCGTGCGCGTAGCCAAGCGGCACCCCGGCGCCGAGGTCGACCTGCTCGCTCACTCGATGGGCGGCCTCGTCGCGCGCCGCTTCCTGACGACGGCAGCCAAGGAGCAAAGACAGGACTTGCCGCGGGTCGAGCACCTGGTCACTTTTGCGTCGCCGCACGGCGGCGCGTCGATCGCATCGTTGCCCGACCGCCTGGAAGAGGAGACGCTGACGGGCGGCCTGCTTCTCGACGCGGCATCAGCCATCGCACGTACCGGCGCGCCGCTTCCCGATCCGCGCTCGGAGGCCGTGCGTCAGCTGGAGCCGGGATCTCCGTTCCTTCACGAGCTGGCGCGCGAAAGCGTCGTCTACGGGACCCGCGCGCTCGCCCTTGCCATACCGAACGACTTGATCGTGACCGCCGACCGGGCGCACTGGGAGGAGGCGGAGAATCGTGTAGTGGCTCCCGAGGGCTTGCAGGGACACAGCGCGATCGTCTCCTCCGATACCGCCCAGGCGCTGGCGTTCGCCTTTTTGCGCGATGCACCGGCGTCCTGCGAGGGGGGTTGGGATCTATGGGGGCCGCGCCTGGGCCGCGCCATCGGCATGGCGGAGCAACAGTCTTATCGGGGTCTCGCTGCGCTCGAGCAGCTGACTCTGGGTCGGGTGTTGAAGGTGGGCCAGCTCGCGCCGCGGCCGGGCGCGGGAGGGTGGGGGCACGTCGCGGGAAGAGCCGTCGGCGAGCTCCTCCACACCGGCGCTGTGGAGGCATCCGAACGATGA
- a CDS encoding NCS2 family permease — MSKAVSTRGNGLDGYFRITERGSSVRREVIGGVTTFMTMAYILFLNPLILSIPDRTGYTLPPEAVLTVTALAAGITTLAMGVFANYPFAIAAGLGLNAVVAFQLVGGNQLTWPEAMGVVVVEGLIILVLVLTKFRQAVMDAVPMPLKQAIAVGIGLFITIIGLVDAGFVTATTLPVPPLQLGTGGELRGWPVLIFVVGLLLIVFLYTRRVRGSLLIGILASTALAVLVNEVFLEGQGFAGKANLASPVDMPTGENFALLGDFSFGFFAQMGALAAILAVFTLMLSDFFDTMGTAVGLGREAELLDKEGRLPDIDRVLMVDSAAAAIGGAFSASSNTTYIESASGIAEGGRTGLTAVVVGLLFLLSILFSPLAAIIPLEAAAPALVLVGFLMITHVREIPWDDLELAIPAFLTIVLMPFTYSITNGIGAGFIAYVFIKLSRGRPAEVRPMMYVAAAAFVVYFTIFYLRLYLT; from the coding sequence GTGTCGAAGGCTGTCTCCACGCGGGGGAACGGGCTCGACGGCTACTTCAGGATCACCGAACGCGGGTCGTCGGTCCGCAGGGAGGTGATCGGCGGCGTCACCACCTTCATGACGATGGCATACATCCTGTTCTTGAACCCTCTGATCCTGTCGATCCCCGACCGGACGGGCTACACGCTGCCGCCGGAGGCGGTTCTCACCGTGACGGCTCTGGCAGCCGGTATCACCACCCTTGCCATGGGCGTGTTCGCGAACTATCCGTTCGCCATCGCCGCCGGACTCGGGTTGAACGCAGTGGTCGCGTTCCAACTGGTCGGCGGGAACCAGCTCACCTGGCCGGAGGCGATGGGGGTGGTCGTCGTCGAGGGGCTGATCATCTTGGTCCTGGTTCTCACGAAGTTCAGGCAGGCCGTCATGGATGCGGTGCCCATGCCGCTCAAGCAGGCGATCGCCGTCGGGATCGGCCTCTTCATCACGATCATCGGGCTGGTCGACGCCGGCTTCGTGACCGCGACCACGCTTCCGGTCCCGCCGCTGCAGCTGGGGACGGGCGGCGAGCTGCGCGGGTGGCCCGTCCTCATCTTCGTTGTCGGGCTTCTCTTGATCGTCTTTCTGTACACGAGGCGCGTGCGCGGCTCGTTGTTGATCGGGATCCTCGCTTCGACCGCGCTGGCGGTGCTGGTCAACGAGGTGTTCCTGGAAGGGCAGGGCTTCGCCGGGAAGGCGAACCTCGCGTCGCCCGTGGACATGCCGACCGGCGAGAACTTTGCCCTTCTAGGCGACTTCTCCTTCGGCTTCTTCGCGCAGATGGGGGCGCTCGCGGCGATCCTCGCCGTCTTCACCCTGATGCTGTCCGACTTCTTCGACACGATGGGCACCGCGGTCGGACTCGGCCGGGAAGCCGAGCTCTTGGACAAGGAGGGCCGGCTGCCGGACATCGACCGCGTCCTGATGGTGGACTCCGCTGCCGCGGCCATCGGTGGCGCGTTCTCCGCCTCTTCGAACACCACCTACATCGAGAGCGCTTCGGGGATCGCCGAGGGCGGCCGCACAGGGCTCACCGCTGTGGTCGTCGGCCTGCTCTTCTTGCTATCGATCCTGTTCTCGCCCCTGGCGGCGATCATCCCGCTGGAGGCCGCGGCTCCGGCCCTCGTCCTGGTTGGTTTCTTGATGATCACGCACGTGCGCGAGATCCCGTGGGATGACCTGGAGCTCGCTATCCCCGCTTTCCTGACGATCGTCTTGATGCCTTTCACCTACTCGATCACGAATGGGATCGGTGCGGGCTTCATCGCATACGTCTTCATCAAGCTGTCCCGCGGGAGACCTGCTGAGGTTCGTCCGATGATGTACGTGGCGGCGGCTGCGTTCGTCGTCTACTTCACGATCTTCTATCTCAGGCTCTATCTGACGTAG
- a CDS encoding isocitrate/isopropylmalate dehydrogenase family protein — MAKVTLIPGDGIGPEVSDATRKVVDALDAGIEWEVHEAGAPAIESHGTPLPDHVIESIKRNKVAIKGPVTTPVGTGFRSINVALRQELDLYASVRPCRLYAGVPSRFEAVDIVVVRENTEDLYEGIEFENGSKELTKLRGYLSYVHGFPIARDAGVSVKPISITATRNIVCFAFDYAKEHRRRKVTLGHKANIMQFSDGLWLETAEQLATENRDVGFEAIQVDELAMWLAWHPQELDVIVLSNLYGDIISDLCAGLVGGLGVAPGMNLGHEYAVFEPTHGSAPDIAGQQMANPVAMTLSAVLMLRHLGQADDADRLERAVARVLAEGKHRTADLRPVGPPAKTDEVAEAIVAQIHAG; from the coding sequence ATGGCGAAAGTGACGTTGATCCCAGGAGACGGGATCGGTCCCGAGGTCTCCGATGCGACGCGGAAGGTCGTGGACGCGCTCGACGCTGGGATCGAGTGGGAGGTGCACGAGGCTGGCGCCCCCGCGATCGAGTCGCACGGGACGCCTCTTCCGGACCATGTGATCGAGTCGATCAAGCGGAACAAGGTCGCGATCAAAGGCCCGGTGACGACCCCGGTGGGCACCGGGTTCCGCTCGATTAACGTTGCACTCCGTCAAGAGCTCGATCTATACGCCTCGGTGAGACCGTGCCGGCTATACGCGGGTGTGCCGTCGCGTTTCGAAGCCGTCGACATCGTCGTGGTGCGGGAGAACACGGAAGACCTATACGAAGGTATCGAGTTCGAAAACGGCTCGAAAGAGCTGACGAAGCTGCGGGGATACCTCAGCTACGTGCACGGGTTCCCGATCGCGCGCGACGCAGGGGTGTCGGTAAAGCCGATCTCGATCACAGCCACGCGAAACATCGTGTGCTTCGCCTTTGATTACGCAAAGGAGCATCGCAGGCGGAAGGTGACGCTGGGGCACAAAGCGAACATCATGCAGTTCTCGGACGGACTGTGGCTGGAAACGGCGGAGCAGCTGGCGACGGAGAACCGCGACGTCGGGTTCGAGGCGATCCAGGTGGACGAGCTTGCGATGTGGCTCGCGTGGCACCCGCAAGAGCTGGACGTGATCGTGCTCTCGAACCTCTACGGCGACATCATCTCCGACCTCTGCGCCGGCCTCGTCGGCGGCCTGGGCGTGGCTCCGGGAATGAACCTGGGGCACGAGTACGCCGTCTTCGAGCCGACGCACGGCTCCGCGCCCGACATCGCGGGCCAGCAGATGGCGAACCCGGTAGCGATGACGCTGTCGGCGGTGCTGATGCTTCGTCATCTGGGTCAGGCGGACGACGCCGACCGTCTGGAGCGTGCGGTGGCGCGGGTGCTGGCGGAGGGCAAGCACCGGACCGCCGATCTGCGCCCCGTGGGTCCTCCCGCGAAGACCGACGAGGTGGCAGAGGCGATAGTCGCTCAGATCCACGCGGGGTGA